One stretch of Hymenobacter chitinivorans DSM 11115 DNA includes these proteins:
- a CDS encoding UDP-glucose--hexose-1-phosphate uridylyltransferase, producing MAAFDTTEHSHRRYNPLTGEWILVSPHRSKRPWQGQQEEPEAETRPAYDPTCYLCPGNTRAGGIVNPSYDSTFVFDNDFAALQADVPTGTVSVGGLLRAEAESGVARVICFSPRHDLTLPEMEPAAIRRVVDVWVEQYQELGARADINYVQIFENKGFMMGCSNPHPHGQIWAQRTVPADPAKETVQQAAYFQEHGRSLLLDYLELELREQTRVVYQNEHFVTLVPFWAVWPFETLLLPRRHVTSIEQLTDAEKDSFAEALRDLTIRYDNLFQISFPYSAGIHQRPTDGQAHESWHLHMHFFPPLLRSASVRKFMVGYEMLANPQRDITPEWAAERLRGLPTVHYKQAAR from the coding sequence ATGGCTGCTTTTGATACGACCGAACACTCGCACCGCCGCTACAACCCGCTGACCGGGGAATGGATTCTGGTGTCGCCCCACCGCTCCAAACGGCCCTGGCAGGGTCAGCAGGAAGAGCCCGAAGCTGAAACCCGCCCCGCCTACGACCCGACCTGCTACCTCTGCCCCGGCAACACCCGCGCCGGCGGCATCGTGAACCCCAGCTACGACAGCACTTTCGTTTTCGACAATGACTTTGCCGCCTTGCAGGCCGATGTGCCCACGGGCACGGTCAGCGTGGGCGGGCTGCTGCGGGCCGAGGCCGAGTCGGGCGTGGCCCGGGTTATCTGCTTTTCGCCCCGCCACGATTTGACGCTGCCCGAAATGGAGCCAGCCGCCATTCGCCGGGTCGTGGACGTGTGGGTGGAGCAGTACCAGGAGCTCGGGGCCCGCGCCGACATCAACTACGTGCAGATTTTCGAGAACAAAGGCTTTATGATGGGCTGCTCGAATCCCCACCCGCACGGGCAGATCTGGGCCCAGCGCACCGTGCCCGCCGACCCGGCCAAGGAAACGGTGCAGCAGGCCGCCTACTTCCAGGAACACGGCCGCAGCTTACTGCTCGACTACCTGGAGCTGGAGCTGCGGGAACAAACCCGGGTGGTGTACCAAAACGAGCATTTCGTGACCCTGGTGCCGTTCTGGGCCGTGTGGCCCTTCGAAACGCTGCTGCTGCCCCGCCGCCACGTCACGTCCATCGAGCAGCTCACCGATGCCGAGAAGGACAGCTTTGCCGAGGCCCTGCGCGACCTGACCATCCGCTACGACAACCTGTTCCAGATTTCCTTCCCCTACTCGGCTGGCATCCACCAGCGCCCCACCGACGGGCAGGCCCACGAAAGCTGGCACCTGCACATGCACTTCTTCCCGCCCCTGCTGCGCTCAGCCTCAGTGCGCAAATTCATGGTCGGCTACGAAATGCTGGCCAACCCCCAGCGCGACATTACCCCCGAATGGGCCGCCGAACGGCTGCGCGGTTTACCCACGGTGCATTACAAGCAGGCTGCTCGGTAG